One region of Streptomyces davaonensis JCM 4913 genomic DNA includes:
- a CDS encoding NACHT domain-containing protein gives MGRDRTALAIRAALAVIVVITVVVVGFGLREGGLDPTELWLSLVGGVFIPAAAIALQYGRRTVTLDEAASTLARTVTRHWSRESGYRGLYEERRMAVRWRREPGSERSSQLSAELPDEGVLDQLTGAYVRHARAGRLSRLVVTGEPGAGKTALCVLLTLEPSENAVVPVLFPLSSWDRKTSLTDWMINELAVNYPVVGERTRARELAGELLRERVVLPVLDGLEEVTDRPAALRAIQEELDARSFVLTCRAHEFDGLDPARALRDTLVVRLQPLRADEAGGVLERAGGAGRGPLLATLRARPDGPVACALDTPFMLSLAVALGGALPEELLCADDPAAVPRIKRYLLGEFVTQAYRRTLDRPKALFGVEEARGYLAFLARQTEPGTHRFAWWHLHRSVPRGVFLAVALANAVVACSTASVTLFALVQRPWLGLWIGMGAAVVGALVVELVPQDDPRRAKPRLRSVRPPSRHALQRVLGFGLMGGAACAVIVAFLYERPVHVVVGGLLSGLTFATARYFSEPSDPLEAVTPVGLLRSDRTTIRYAWLTGAVPGALTGAYLGSAIKEGRRTPQLDDVTLIDRLPSAVEALMGAAAGALLSSVGLGMMALGSSAWGRFIPSRAWLALRGHTPRRLIQFAEDARDRGVLRQVNGYYEFRHALLHRHLAETDPGAPSRSPAPAAATRTGPASSQ, from the coding sequence ATGGGCCGGGACCGGACGGCCCTGGCGATCCGCGCGGCGCTGGCGGTCATCGTGGTGATCACCGTCGTGGTGGTCGGGTTCGGACTGCGCGAGGGCGGTCTCGACCCCACCGAGCTGTGGCTCTCCCTGGTCGGCGGCGTATTCATCCCGGCCGCCGCCATCGCCCTCCAGTACGGCCGCCGCACCGTCACCCTCGACGAGGCCGCCTCCACGCTGGCCCGGACGGTTACCCGGCACTGGAGCAGGGAGAGCGGTTACCGCGGCCTGTACGAGGAACGCCGGATGGCCGTCCGCTGGCGGCGCGAGCCGGGCTCCGAGCGGTCCTCCCAGCTGTCCGCCGAACTCCCCGACGAGGGCGTCCTCGACCAGCTGACCGGCGCCTACGTCCGGCACGCCCGCGCCGGGCGCCTGTCCCGGCTGGTCGTGACGGGCGAGCCCGGCGCCGGAAAGACCGCGCTGTGCGTACTGCTCACCCTGGAGCCCTCGGAGAACGCGGTCGTCCCGGTCCTCTTCCCGCTCTCCTCCTGGGACCGCAAGACCTCCCTGACCGACTGGATGATCAACGAACTCGCCGTCAACTACCCGGTCGTGGGCGAGCGGACGCGGGCCCGGGAGCTCGCCGGGGAGCTGCTGCGCGAGCGTGTGGTGCTGCCCGTCCTGGACGGACTGGAGGAGGTCACCGACCGACCCGCCGCCCTCCGCGCCATCCAGGAGGAGCTGGACGCCCGTTCCTTCGTCCTGACCTGCCGGGCCCACGAGTTCGACGGCCTGGACCCCGCGCGGGCGCTGCGCGACACCCTCGTCGTACGCCTTCAGCCGCTGCGCGCCGACGAGGCCGGCGGGGTGCTGGAGCGGGCCGGAGGGGCGGGCCGGGGGCCGCTGCTGGCCACGCTCCGGGCGCGGCCGGACGGTCCGGTGGCGTGCGCGCTGGACACGCCGTTCATGCTGTCGCTGGCCGTGGCGCTCGGCGGTGCGCTGCCCGAGGAGCTGCTGTGCGCGGACGACCCGGCCGCCGTGCCGCGGATCAAGCGGTATCTGCTGGGCGAGTTCGTCACCCAGGCCTACCGGCGCACCCTCGACCGCCCCAAGGCCCTCTTCGGCGTCGAGGAGGCCCGCGGCTATCTAGCCTTCCTGGCCCGCCAGACCGAGCCGGGCACCCATCGGTTCGCCTGGTGGCACCTGCACCGGTCCGTGCCGCGCGGGGTGTTCCTGGCCGTGGCGCTGGCCAACGCCGTCGTCGCCTGCTCGACGGCCTCCGTGACGCTCTTCGCGCTCGTCCAACGCCCCTGGCTGGGCCTGTGGATCGGGATGGGCGCCGCCGTTGTCGGCGCGCTGGTGGTGGAGCTGGTCCCGCAGGACGACCCGCGCCGCGCCAAGCCCCGGCTGCGTTCGGTGCGGCCGCCCAGTCGGCACGCCCTGCAACGCGTCCTGGGCTTCGGCCTGATGGGCGGTGCCGCCTGCGCGGTGATCGTCGCCTTCCTGTACGAGCGTCCCGTGCACGTGGTGGTCGGCGGCCTGCTCAGCGGCCTCACCTTCGCCACCGCCCGCTACTTCAGCGAGCCCAGCGACCCCCTGGAGGCGGTGACCCCGGTCGGCCTGCTCCGCTCCGACCGCACCACCATCCGCTACGCCTGGCTCACCGGCGCCGTACCCGGCGCGCTGACCGGCGCCTACCTCGGCTCCGCCATCAAGGAGGGCCGCCGGACCCCGCAACTGGACGACGTCACCCTGATCGACCGACTGCCCAGCGCCGTCGAGGCGTTGATGGGTGCGGCCGCGGGCGCGCTGCTCAGCTCGGTCGGGCTCGGGATGATGGCGCTGGGGTCCAGTGCCTGGGGCCGTTTCATCCCCTCACGCGCCTGGCTGGCGCTGCGCGGACACACCCCGCGCCGGTTGATCCAGTTCGCCGAGGACGCCCGGGACCGGGGCGTGCTGCGGCAGGTCAACGGCTACTACGAGTTCCGGCACGCCCTCCTGCACCGTCACCTCGCCGAGACCGACCCCGGCGCACCCTCCCGGTCCCCGGCCCCGGCCGCCGCCACCAGGACGGGACCGGCGAGCTCCCAGTAG
- a CDS encoding ribokinase produces the protein MYDYDLLVVGSANADLVIGVDRRPGPGETVLGSDLAVHPGGKGANQAVAAARLGARTALLARVGDDAHGRLLLDSQRRAGVDTVGVLVGGAPTGVALITVDPSGDNSIVVSPGANARLAPGDVRAAASLFQASRVVSAQLEIPLETVEEVVRNLADGSRFVLNPSPPQPLPSQVLAACDPLIVNEHEAKVILGDSAVGDRPEDWARILLAKGPRSVVVTLGAEGALVATPEGVSRIPSVKVAAVDTTGAGDAFTAALAYRLGAGASLSEAAAYAARVGAAAVTREGAQVSFPTAEEVESL, from the coding sequence ATGTACGACTACGACCTCCTGGTCGTGGGATCGGCCAACGCCGACCTGGTGATCGGCGTGGACCGCAGGCCGGGCCCCGGCGAGACGGTGCTCGGCTCCGACCTCGCCGTCCACCCGGGCGGCAAGGGCGCCAACCAGGCGGTCGCGGCGGCCCGGCTCGGGGCCCGTACGGCCCTGCTGGCCCGGGTCGGCGACGACGCGCACGGCAGGCTGCTGCTGGACTCGCAGCGCCGGGCCGGGGTGGACACGGTGGGCGTCCTGGTCGGCGGGGCGCCCACCGGGGTCGCGCTGATCACCGTGGACCCGTCCGGCGACAACAGCATCGTGGTCTCCCCCGGCGCCAACGCCCGGCTCGCACCGGGGGACGTACGGGCCGCCGCGAGCCTCTTCCAGGCCTCGCGGGTGGTCTCCGCGCAGTTGGAGATCCCCTTGGAGACGGTCGAGGAGGTGGTACGGAATCTGGCGGACGGCAGCCGGTTCGTGCTGAACCCCTCGCCGCCGCAGCCGCTGCCCTCTCAAGTGCTGGCCGCCTGCGATCCGCTGATCGTCAACGAGCACGAGGCGAAGGTGATCCTGGGTGACTCGGCGGTCGGGGACCGGCCCGAGGACTGGGCGCGGATCCTGCTGGCGAAGGGCCCGCGCTCGGTGGTCGTGACGCTCGGCGCGGAGGGCGCGCTGGTGGCTACCCCCGAGGGGGTGTCCCGGATCCCGTCCGTGAAGGTGGCGGCCGTGGACACCACCGGTGCCGGTGACGCCTTCACCGCGGCGCTGGCCTACCGGCTGGGCGCCGGGGCCTCGCTGTCCGAGGCGGCGGCGTATGCGGCCCGGGTGGGCGCGGCGGCGGTGACGAGGGAGGGGGCGCAGGTGTCGTTCCCGACGGCGGAAGAGGTCGAGTCCCTGTGA
- a CDS encoding dihydrodipicolinate synthase family protein — MTIRLPDAQGALRTYEPRQEPLAPHSGAPFSSRTVFSAAHVVADPFADVSPDSPAAVDWDATLAFRRHLWAHGLGVAEAMDTAQRGMGLDWAGAAELIRRSAAEAQAVGGRIACGVGTDQLAAGSLAEVRAAYEEQLAVVEESGAQAVLMASRALCAVASGPEDYLEVYGHLLRQAAEPVILHWLGPMFDPALEGYWGSGDLDAATDTFLEVISAHPDKVDGIKVSLLDAQREIDLRRRLPDGVRCYTGDDFNYPELIAGDEQGFSHALLGIFDPLGPLAAEAVRVLDTGDVAGFRELLDPTVELSRHLFQAPTRFYKTGVVFLAWLAGHQSHFTMVGGLQSARSLPHFARAYELADGLGLFPDPKLAEERMKNLLSLYGVNQ, encoded by the coding sequence GTGACCATCCGGCTCCCCGACGCCCAGGGCGCCCTGCGGACCTACGAGCCCCGCCAGGAGCCCCTCGCCCCGCACTCCGGCGCACCCTTCTCCTCTCGTACGGTGTTCTCGGCGGCCCACGTCGTCGCCGATCCCTTCGCCGACGTCAGCCCCGACTCGCCCGCCGCCGTCGACTGGGACGCCACCCTCGCCTTCCGGCGCCATCTGTGGGCCCACGGACTCGGAGTCGCCGAGGCGATGGACACCGCGCAACGAGGCATGGGCCTGGACTGGGCGGGCGCGGCCGAGCTGATCCGGCGCTCGGCCGCGGAGGCGCAGGCAGTCGGCGGCCGTATCGCCTGCGGCGTCGGCACCGACCAGCTCGCCGCCGGTTCGCTCGCCGAGGTCCGCGCGGCCTACGAGGAACAGCTCGCCGTGGTGGAGGAGTCCGGCGCGCAGGCCGTCCTGATGGCCTCCCGAGCCCTGTGCGCCGTCGCGTCCGGGCCGGAGGACTACCTGGAGGTCTACGGCCACCTGCTGCGCCAGGCCGCCGAGCCGGTGATCCTGCACTGGCTTGGCCCGATGTTCGACCCCGCGCTGGAGGGCTACTGGGGGTCCGGCGACCTCGACGCGGCCACCGACACCTTCCTTGAGGTCATCTCCGCCCACCCCGACAAGGTGGACGGCATCAAGGTCTCGCTGCTGGACGCCCAGCGCGAGATCGACCTCAGGCGCCGGCTCCCCGACGGCGTCCGCTGCTACACCGGCGACGACTTCAACTATCCCGAGCTGATCGCGGGCGACGAGCAGGGCTTCAGCCACGCCCTGCTCGGCATCTTCGACCCGCTGGGCCCGCTGGCGGCGGAGGCGGTCCGGGTCCTGGACACGGGTGACGTCGCCGGGTTCCGTGAACTGCTCGATCCTACGGTCGAGTTGTCCCGTCACCTCTTCCAGGCCCCGACCCGCTTCTACAAGACCGGAGTGGTGTTCCTGGCCTGGCTGGCGGGCCACCAGTCCCACTTCACGATGGTGGGCGGCCTCCAGTCGGCCCGCTCCCTGCCGCACTTCGCCCGCGCCTACGAACTCGCCGACGGTCTGGGCCTGTTCCCGGACCCGAAACTGGCCGAGGAGCGGATGAAGAACCTGCTCTCGCTGTACGGGGTGAACCAATGA
- a CDS encoding Gfo/Idh/MocA family protein has protein sequence MTRKTVRIAMNGVTGRMGYRQHLVRSILALREQGGLDLGDGTVLWPEPVLVGRREHALRALAERHGLDPEGVSTDVDAVLADPSIDIYFDAQVTSAREEAIKKAIAAGKHIYTEKPTATGLEGALELARLAAAKGIKHGVVQDKLFLPGLLKLKRLIDGGFFGRILSVRGEFGYWVFEGDWQSAQRPSWNYRAEDGGGIVVDMFPHWEYVLHELFGRVKSVQAIATTHIPQRWDENGKPYDATADDAAYGIFELEGGAIAQINSSWAVRVNRDELVEFQVDGTEGSAVAGLRNCRVQHRSATPKPVWNPDIPATEVFRDQWQEVPDNAEFDNGFKAQWELFLKHVYADAPYHWDLLAGARGVQLAELGLRSSAEGRRIDVPEVAL, from the coding sequence GTGACACGCAAGACGGTGCGTATCGCCATGAACGGCGTGACCGGGCGCATGGGCTACCGCCAGCACCTCGTCCGCTCCATCCTGGCCCTGCGCGAGCAGGGCGGACTCGACCTCGGCGACGGCACCGTGCTGTGGCCGGAGCCGGTCCTGGTCGGCCGCCGCGAGCACGCGCTCAGGGCGCTCGCCGAGCGGCACGGCCTGGACCCGGAGGGCGTCTCCACCGATGTCGACGCGGTTCTCGCCGACCCGAGCATCGACATCTACTTCGACGCCCAGGTCACCTCCGCCCGCGAGGAGGCGATCAAGAAGGCGATCGCCGCGGGCAAGCACATCTACACCGAGAAGCCGACCGCCACCGGCCTCGAAGGCGCCCTGGAGCTCGCCCGGCTCGCCGCCGCGAAGGGCATCAAGCACGGCGTGGTGCAGGACAAGCTCTTCCTCCCCGGCCTGCTCAAGCTCAAGCGCCTCATCGACGGCGGCTTCTTCGGCCGGATCCTCTCCGTGCGCGGCGAGTTCGGCTACTGGGTCTTCGAGGGCGACTGGCAGTCCGCCCAGCGCCCCTCCTGGAACTACCGCGCCGAGGACGGCGGCGGCATCGTCGTCGACATGTTCCCGCACTGGGAGTACGTCCTGCACGAGCTGTTCGGCCGGGTGAAGTCCGTCCAGGCCATCGCCACCACCCACATCCCGCAGCGCTGGGACGAGAACGGCAAGCCCTACGACGCCACCGCCGACGATGCCGCTTACGGCATCTTCGAGCTGGAGGGCGGCGCCATCGCCCAGATCAACTCCTCCTGGGCGGTGCGGGTGAACCGGGACGAGCTGGTCGAGTTCCAGGTCGACGGCACCGAGGGCTCGGCGGTGGCCGGACTGCGCAACTGCCGCGTCCAGCACCGCTCCGCCACCCCCAAGCCGGTCTGGAACCCGGACATCCCGGCCACCGAGGTCTTCCGCGACCAGTGGCAGGAGGTCCCGGACAACGCCGAGTTCGACAACGGCTTCAAGGCCCAGTGGGAGCTGTTCCTCAAGCACGTCTACGCGGACGCCCCCTACCACTGGGACCTCCTCGCCGGCGCCCGCGGCGTCCAACTCGCCGAACTGGGACTCAGGTCCTCCGCCGAGGGCCGCCGGATCGACGTACCGGAGGTCGCACTGTGA
- a CDS encoding ABC transporter permease/substrate-binding protein: MAADTLKSTTGASGASGLRRLLLDNGALTALIVLVVAMSALSGDFLTTDNLLNIGVQAAVTAILAFGVTFVIVSAGIDLSVGSVAALSATVLAWSATSQGVPVLLAVLLAIATGIACGLVNGFLISYGKLPPFIATLAMLSVARGLSLVISQGSPIAFPDSVSHLGDTLGGWLPVPVLVMVGMGLITAFVLGRTYIGRSMYAIGGNEEAARLSGLRVKRQKLAIYAFSGLFAAAAGIVLAARLSSAQPQAAQGYELDAIAAVVIGGASLAGGTGKASGTLIGALILAVLRNGLNLLSVSAFWQQVVIGVVIALAVLLDTVRRKAGATPVTTGTSGNKGRRAATYLLAAVVAAAVVGATSFLHSGTSEAKSQKIGLSLSTLNNPFFVQIRAGAQAEAEKLGVDLTVTDAQNDASQQANQLQNFTSEGLGTIIVNPVDSDAVTPAAKSVNKAGIPLVAVDRAVNNADTAALVASDNVTGGKQAAEALAEKLGGKGRIVVLQGQAGTSASRERGAGFAEGLKDYPGIEVVAEQPADWDRTKGLDVMTNLLQANPDIDGVFAENDEMALGAIKALGAKAGKSVQVIGFDGTADGLKAVEEGTLYASVAQQPAELGRIAVANAVRTAEGDKVEQSVMVPVKVVTKENVAGFGG; this comes from the coding sequence GTGGCCGCTGACACGCTCAAGAGCACGACGGGCGCGAGTGGCGCCTCGGGGCTGCGCCGACTGCTCCTCGACAACGGCGCGCTGACCGCGCTGATCGTCCTGGTCGTCGCCATGTCGGCGCTGTCCGGCGACTTCCTGACGACGGACAACCTGCTCAACATCGGTGTCCAGGCGGCCGTGACCGCCATCCTCGCCTTCGGCGTCACCTTCGTGATCGTCTCCGCGGGCATCGACCTCTCGGTCGGCTCGGTCGCCGCCCTGTCGGCCACCGTCCTTGCCTGGAGCGCGACTTCGCAGGGCGTCCCGGTCCTCCTCGCCGTGCTCCTCGCCATCGCGACGGGCATCGCGTGCGGCCTGGTCAACGGCTTTCTGATCTCGTACGGCAAACTCCCGCCGTTCATCGCGACGCTCGCCATGCTGTCCGTGGCGCGCGGTCTGTCGCTGGTGATCTCGCAGGGCTCCCCGATCGCCTTCCCGGACTCCGTCTCGCACCTCGGTGACACGCTCGGCGGGTGGCTGCCGGTGCCCGTGCTGGTGATGGTCGGCATGGGTCTGATCACGGCGTTCGTGCTGGGCCGGACGTACATCGGCCGCTCCATGTACGCGATCGGCGGCAACGAGGAAGCGGCCCGCCTGTCCGGTCTGCGGGTGAAGCGGCAGAAGCTCGCGATCTACGCCTTCTCCGGGCTGTTCGCCGCCGCCGCGGGCATCGTGCTCGCCGCCCGGCTGTCCTCCGCGCAGCCGCAGGCCGCGCAGGGCTACGAGCTGGACGCCATCGCCGCGGTCGTCATCGGCGGCGCCTCGCTCGCCGGTGGTACGGGCAAGGCGTCCGGGACACTGATCGGCGCGCTGATCCTCGCGGTGCTCAGGAACGGCCTCAACCTCCTGTCGGTGTCCGCCTTCTGGCAGCAGGTCGTGATCGGTGTCGTGATCGCGCTGGCGGTGCTGCTGGACACGGTCCGCCGCAAGGCCGGGGCGACCCCGGTGACCACCGGCACAAGCGGCAACAAGGGCAGGCGGGCGGCCACTTACCTGCTCGCGGCCGTGGTCGCGGCGGCGGTCGTCGGCGCCACCTCCTTCCTGCACAGCGGCACCTCGGAGGCGAAGAGCCAGAAGATCGGGCTGTCGCTGTCCACCCTCAACAACCCCTTCTTCGTGCAGATCCGCGCCGGCGCGCAGGCCGAGGCGGAGAAGCTGGGCGTGGACCTGACCGTCACGGACGCCCAGAACGACGCCTCCCAGCAGGCCAACCAGCTCCAGAACTTCACCAGCGAGGGCCTCGGCACGATCATCGTCAACCCGGTGGACTCCGACGCGGTGACCCCGGCGGCCAAGTCCGTCAACAAGGCCGGCATCCCGCTCGTCGCCGTCGACCGCGCCGTCAACAACGCCGACACGGCCGCGCTCGTCGCCTCCGACAACGTCACCGGCGGCAAGCAGGCCGCCGAGGCGCTCGCCGAGAAGCTGGGCGGCAAGGGCCGGATCGTGGTCCTCCAGGGCCAGGCGGGCACCTCCGCCAGCCGGGAGCGCGGGGCGGGCTTCGCCGAGGGCCTGAAGGACTACCCGGGCATCGAGGTGGTCGCCGAGCAGCCCGCCGACTGGGACCGCACCAAGGGCCTGGACGTGATGACCAACCTGCTCCAGGCCAACCCGGACATCGACGGGGTCTTCGCGGAGAACGACGAGATGGCCCTCGGCGCGATCAAGGCGCTCGGCGCCAAGGCCGGAAAGTCCGTCCAGGTCATCGGGTTCGACGGAACCGCGGACGGTCTGAAGGCCGTCGAGGAGGGCACGCTGTACGCGTCGGTGGCGCAGCAGCCGGCCGAACTCGGCAGGATCGCGGTGGCCAACGCCGTGCGGACGGCCGAGGGGGACAAGGTCGAGCAGTCGGTGATGGTGCCGGTGAAGGTGGTCACGAAGGAGAACGTGGCCGGCTTCGGCGGCTGA
- a CDS encoding ArsR/SmtB family transcription factor — protein MEAELEFSAGDRARLRFAVSPLWEVATSFRLLSAGRAHPVHRHWIEQVRPRVTAAGLDRDRLAELVPCDGYVPDFLNPAPTAPAPTLAEELTALRAAPAERIRRDLTRLEREHGLSLGPRLRSLYDDPHTQLPKLAEEIETYWQLALAPYWARIRAALDADVLHRARQLAEHGSAYLLDELHGQAAREGDTLRLRERRRGLSRAVAGTGLVLVPSAFTGPGLLIRVSPPDPLQLAYPARDTATLWQPRPAPAAEALAVVLGRSRTRLLTELDVPAATTDLARRTGLSPAAVSQSLTALRDAGLVSAHRAGRWVLYARTATADALLSSRASDSAEPSRPAPPGRPEPTARR, from the coding sequence ATGGAGGCGGAACTGGAGTTCTCCGCCGGGGATCGGGCGCGGCTGCGGTTCGCCGTGTCGCCGCTGTGGGAGGTCGCGACCAGCTTCCGGCTGCTCTCCGCCGGGCGAGCTCACCCGGTGCACCGCCACTGGATCGAGCAGGTGCGGCCGCGGGTGACGGCCGCGGGCCTGGACCGCGACCGGCTCGCCGAACTCGTACCGTGCGACGGCTACGTCCCCGACTTCCTCAATCCAGCGCCCACGGCACCGGCTCCGACCCTCGCGGAGGAGCTCACCGCGCTGCGGGCCGCTCCGGCCGAGCGGATACGCCGGGACCTGACCCGCCTGGAGCGCGAGCACGGCCTCTCACTGGGCCCTCGACTCCGATCCCTCTACGACGATCCGCACACCCAACTGCCGAAGCTCGCCGAGGAGATAGAGACCTACTGGCAACTCGCGCTCGCCCCCTACTGGGCGCGTATCCGGGCCGCCCTCGACGCCGATGTCCTGCACCGGGCCCGGCAGCTCGCCGAGCACGGCAGCGCGTATCTGCTCGACGAGCTGCACGGCCAGGCCGCCCGGGAGGGCGACACCCTGCGGCTGCGGGAGCGCAGGCGTGGGCTGTCGCGGGCCGTGGCGGGCACCGGACTCGTCCTCGTGCCGTCCGCCTTCACCGGTCCGGGACTGCTCATCCGGGTCTCCCCGCCGGACCCGCTCCAGCTCGCCTACCCGGCCCGTGACACCGCGACGCTGTGGCAGCCCAGGCCTGCCCCGGCCGCCGAGGCACTGGCCGTCGTGCTGGGCCGCTCGCGGACCCGGCTGCTGACCGAGCTGGACGTCCCTGCCGCCACGACCGACCTGGCCCGGCGGACCGGGTTGTCCCCGGCCGCCGTGTCCCAGTCGCTGACGGCACTGCGCGACGCCGGTCTGGTCAGCGCGCACCGGGCCGGCCGCTGGGTGCTGTACGCCCGCACCGCCACGGCCGACGCGCTGCTCAGCTCGCGTGCGTCAGATAGCGCTGAGCCGTCTCGGCCAGCACCTCCCGGCCGTCCCGAGCCCACAGCGCGTCGTTGA
- the rbsD gene encoding D-ribose pyranase: MKRSGILNRHLSGALAELGHGDGVLVCDVGFPIPDRVKVVDLAFRAGVPSFAEVLEGLLAELVVEGATAAEEVREANPAASALLDKHFPKPTLVSHQQLKDMAWDARVVVRTGEASPYANVLLRCGVFF, translated from the coding sequence GTGAAGCGCTCGGGCATCCTGAACCGTCATCTGTCCGGTGCGCTCGCCGAGTTGGGGCACGGGGACGGGGTGTTGGTGTGTGACGTCGGATTCCCGATCCCGGACCGGGTCAAGGTCGTCGACCTCGCGTTCCGGGCCGGGGTGCCGTCGTTCGCCGAGGTGCTGGAGGGGCTGCTGGCGGAGCTGGTGGTGGAGGGGGCGACGGCCGCGGAGGAGGTCCGGGAGGCCAATCCGGCGGCCTCGGCACTGCTGGACAAGCACTTTCCGAAGCCGACCCTGGTCTCGCACCAGCAGTTGAAGGACATGGCGTGGGACGCGCGGGTGGTCGTACGCACCGGGGAGGCGTCGCCGTACGCCAATGTGCTGCTGCGCTGCGGTGTCTTCTTCTGA
- a CDS encoding sugar phosphate isomerase/epimerase family protein has protein sequence MTADLSRFSINQMTVKQLAMPELVDACGGLGVTNVGLWREPVRTYGLEATAKLVRDAGLTVTTLCRGGFFTAVDPDERARALDDNRRAVDEAATLGTDTLVLVSGGLPPGSKDLHGARERIADALAELGPYAESHGVRLAIEPLHPMFASDRCVVSTLAQALDLAERFPAHQVGVTVDTYHIWWDDTAPAQIARAGAGGRIHTFQLADWTTPLPEGVLNGRGQIGDGSIDMREWKGYVEAAGYTGAIEVELFNDALWARDGREVLAETAQRYLTHAS, from the coding sequence ATGACCGCGGATCTGTCCCGCTTCTCCATCAACCAGATGACGGTCAAGCAGCTGGCGATGCCGGAACTGGTCGACGCCTGCGGGGGTTTGGGTGTCACGAACGTCGGACTCTGGCGGGAGCCCGTACGTACGTACGGGCTGGAGGCCACGGCGAAGCTGGTCCGTGACGCGGGTCTGACCGTCACGACCCTGTGCCGGGGTGGGTTCTTCACGGCCGTCGACCCCGACGAGCGGGCCAGGGCGCTGGACGACAACCGGCGGGCGGTCGACGAGGCGGCCACCCTCGGCACCGACACCCTCGTCCTCGTCTCCGGCGGTCTGCCGCCCGGCTCGAAGGATCTGCACGGCGCGCGGGAGCGGATCGCCGACGCGCTCGCCGAACTGGGCCCGTACGCCGAATCCCACGGCGTGCGCCTGGCCATCGAGCCGCTGCACCCCATGTTCGCCTCGGACCGCTGTGTGGTCTCCACCCTCGCCCAGGCCCTGGACCTGGCCGAGCGCTTCCCGGCCCACCAGGTCGGCGTCACGGTGGACACGTACCACATCTGGTGGGACGACACGGCTCCCGCGCAGATCGCCCGCGCGGGCGCGGGCGGCCGTATCCACACCTTCCAACTGGCCGACTGGACCACGCCGTTGCCCGAGGGCGTGCTCAACGGCCGCGGTCAGATCGGGGACGGCTCGATCGACATGCGGGAGTGGAAGGGGTACGTCGAGGCCGCCGGATACACCGGCGCCATCGAGGTGGAGCTGTTCAACGACGCGCTGTGGGCTCGGGACGGCCGGGAGGTGCTGGCCGAGACGGCTCAGCGCTATCTGACGCACGCGAGCTGA